The following coding sequences lie in one Arachis ipaensis cultivar K30076 chromosome B03, Araip1.1, whole genome shotgun sequence genomic window:
- the LOC107633954 gene encoding pectinesterase-like, whose protein sequence is MHSSFLTLFVVMLSFFPSLSMAKHYYYNNVPPATFCDTTEDPAYCKTLLANQYGNGYDYGRICVQKSVSQSHSFLNLMESYLQDGSSYDQNTIRALQDCRFLAELNLDFLYNTQETVNKSSNVLQSSHAEDIVTQLSATLTNQQTCLDGLQTTASDERVKSYLSSMLSNDTKLHSMSLCLFMRGWAPEKKIKHSWKQNGRLPYKMPKRVRDMYDSGRGHHGNHGRHHHLRKLLQTESVNVRDMVVVSKDGSGNFTTINAAIAAAPNNTASSDGYFLVFIKKGVYEEYVSIAKNKKHLMLVGDGINRTIITGDRNVVDGSTTFNSATFAVVGQGFVAVNITFQNTAGPSKHQAVALRSGADLSAFYMCSFEGYQDTLYAHSMRQFYSDCHIYGTVDFIFGNAAVVFQNCNIFPRLPMTGQFNSITAQGRTDPNQNTGISIHNATIRPADDLAPRVGVVKTYLGRPWKQYSRTVFMESFMDGFVDPAGWHDWSGSFALNTLYYAEHKNAGTGSSTASRVSWPGYHVIGEMDAANFTVSNFLQGDSWLPQTGVPFLNGLI, encoded by the exons ATGCATTCCTCTTTTCTTACCCTCTTTGTTGTAatgctttctttctttccctCTTTATCCATGGCTAAACATTATTATTACAACAATGTTCCACCAGCAACATTTTGTGACACCACAGAAGACCCTGCTTATTGCAAAACCCTGCTTGCAAACCAATACGGCAACGGTTATGACTACGGTCGAATTTGCGTCCAAAAATCAGTGTCACAATCACACAGCTTCTTGAATTTAATGGAGTCATATCTCCAGGATGGATCATCGTACGATCAAAACACGATTCGAGCCCTCCAAGATTGTAGATTTCTCGCTGAACTAAACTTGGATTTCTTGTACAACACACAAGAGACGGTTAATAAATCCAGCAATGTTCTTCAATCTTCACATGCTGAAGACATTGTGACACAGCTCAGTGCTACTTTGACGAACCAACAAACATGTCTGGATGGTCTTCAAACCACAGCTTCCGATGAAAGAGTGAAGAGTTATCTATCTTCAATGCTCTCTAATGATACCAAGCTCCATAGCATGTCCTTGTGTTTGTTCATGAGGGGTTGGGCTCCTGAGAAGAAAATCAAACATTCATGGAAACAAAATGGTCGTTTACCGTATAAGATGCCGAAACGAGTACGTGACATGTATGATTCGGGTAGAGGCCACCATGGAAACCACGGCCGCCACCACCACCTGAGGAAACTGCTTCAGACG GAAAGCGTAAATGTAAGGGACATGGTGGTTGTTAGCAAGGACGGAAGCGGAAACTTCACCACTATCAACGCAGCCATAGCTGCGGCGCCAAATAACACGGCTTCCAGTGATGGCTACTTCCTTGTTTTCATCAAGAAAGGTGTGTATGAAGAGTATGTGTCTATTGCGAAGAACAAGAAGCACTTGATGCTAGTTGGAGATGGAATCAATCGGACAATTATCACCGGCGATCGCAATGTTGTCGATGGCTCTACAACGTTCAACTCAGCAACTTTTG CTGTGGTGGGACAAGGTTTTGTAGCAGTGAACATAACATTCCAAAACACAGCAGGGCCAAGCAAGCACCAAGCAGTTGCCCTTAGAAGCGGAGCTGACTTATCAGCCTTTTACATGTGCAGCTTCGAGGGCTACCAAGACACACTCTACGCCCATTCCATGCGTCAATTCTACAGCGACTGCCACATTTATGGCACCGTTGATTTTATTTTCGGTAACGCCGCCGTAGTCTTCCAAAATTGCAACATCTTCCCCCGCCTCCCTATGACCGGCCAGTTCAACTCAATTACCGCCCAAGGCAGAACCGATCCCAACCAAAATACCGGAATCTCCATACACAACGCAACGATTCGACCCGCTGACGATTTGGCCCCTCGCGTTGGTGTTGTGAAAACGTACCTTGGTAGGCCTTGGAAGCAATACTCGAGGACGGTTTTCATGGAATCCTTTATGGATGGTTTTGTTGATCCTGCTGGCTGGCATGATTGGAGTGGAAGTTTTGCGCTGAATACTTTGTATTACGCGGAGCATAAGAATGCGGGAACTGGTTCAAGCACTGCAAGTCGAGTTTCGTGGCCTGGTTATCATGTTATTGGGGAAATGGATGCGGCTAATTTCACTGTGTCTAATTTCTTGCAGGGGGATAGCTGGTTGCCTCAAACGGGTGTTCCATTCTTGAATGGGTTAATATAA